A part of Desulfobacter sp. genomic DNA contains:
- a CDS encoding helix-turn-helix transcriptional regulator encodes MTHKNMPGSGRQERYIQASILLGLASAPSYGYQLISTIQTFGFIQGSAPPGMIYRHLRQMEEDNLVKSEWDTGETGAAKRIYTITDEGREVLELWIQFMQANADKLNNFISMYEEKTAAGKK; translated from the coding sequence ATGACCCACAAAAACATGCCCGGTTCCGGCCGCCAGGAACGCTACATCCAGGCCTCCATCCTCCTGGGGCTGGCCAGCGCCCCCTCCTACGGATACCAACTCATCTCCACCATCCAGACCTTCGGTTTCATCCAGGGATCAGCCCCCCCCGGCATGATCTACCGCCACCTGCGCCAGATGGAAGAGGACAACCTGGTGAAATCAGAATGGGACACCGGGGAGACCGGGGCGGCCAAACGGATCTACACCATCACCGACGAAGGCCGGGAAGTGCTGGAGTTGTGGATCCAATTCATGCAGGCCAATGCGGACAAGCTCAACAATTTCATCAGCATGTATGAAGAAAAAACAGCGGCGGGGAAAAAATAA
- a CDS encoding uridine kinase, which yields MGKLIKEQDEKGRLHIDTPMLGESLVSKEFLKTTESGEYFRMHPDINVLKIGGQSIMDRGSKAIFPIVDELVKLKEEHKLLLMTGGGTRARHVYNIGVDLGMPTGVLSKLGDKVSSQNAVMLSVLLAKHGGVRIGHGDHLEQLTMFCRQGYLPITTGIPPYGFFEHPAEFGSIPPHRTDCGAFLLAENIGAQSLIYLKDETGLYSKDPKKAKKDEKLEYYDKISVDELIELDLDDLIIERPILTMLKNAKCLKELQVIDALRHPEKIADALAGKHVGTIIHK from the coding sequence ACAGGACGAAAAGGGCAGGCTGCACATTGACACCCCCATGCTGGGCGAATCCCTGGTGAGCAAAGAGTTTTTAAAAACCACCGAATCCGGGGAATATTTCCGGATGCACCCGGACATCAATGTATTAAAAATAGGCGGCCAGAGCATCATGGACCGGGGCTCCAAGGCCATTTTCCCCATTGTGGACGAACTGGTCAAACTCAAGGAAGAGCATAAGCTGCTGCTCATGACCGGCGGCGGCACAAGGGCCCGCCACGTCTACAATATCGGCGTGGACCTGGGCATGCCCACCGGGGTTCTCTCCAAGCTGGGGGACAAGGTCTCCTCCCAGAATGCGGTGATGCTATCGGTGCTGCTGGCCAAACACGGGGGGGTGAGGATCGGACACGGTGATCACCTGGAACAGCTGACCATGTTCTGCCGCCAGGGCTACCTGCCCATCACCACCGGCATTCCCCCTTATGGATTCTTTGAGCACCCGGCGGAATTCGGATCCATCCCTCCCCACCGCACCGACTGCGGCGCCTTTCTTTTAGCGGAAAATATCGGAGCCCAGTCCCTGATTTACCTCAAGGACGAAACCGGCCTTTATTCAAAAGACCCGAAAAAGGCGAAAAAGGATGAAAAGCTGGAATATTACGATAAAATTTCCGTTGATGAATTAATCGAACTGGACCTGGACGATCTCATTATTGAGCGCCCCATCCTGACGATGCTGAAGAATGCCAAATGCCTCAAGGAACTCCAGGTTATTGATGCCCTGCGCCACCCTGAAAAAATTGCAGATGCCCTGGCAGGCAAGCATGTGGGCACCATTATCCATAAATAG